The following coding sequences lie in one Clupea harengus chromosome 23, Ch_v2.0.2, whole genome shotgun sequence genomic window:
- the LOC105900845 gene encoding barrier-to-autointegration factor-like, translated as MSNTSKKHQSFCSEPMKGKPVTALPGIGPARGSQLQSQGYHKATDVYGKYLTMHENRNEFQGWLKKESGANFKQQGDCYNGVRGWTDNNL; from the coding sequence ATGTCTAACACTTCCAAGAAGCATCAGTCCTTCTGCTCCGAACCGATGAAGGGCAAGCCCGTCACCGCTCTTCCTGGGATTGGACCCGCGCGTGGCAGCCAGCTGCAGTCCCAAGGCTACCACAAGGCCACCGATGTCTATGGCAAGTACCTGACCATGCACGAGAACCGCAACGAGTTCCAGGGCTGGCTGAAGAAAGAAAGCGGAGCCAACTTCAAGCAGCAGGGAGACTGCTACAATGGAGTGCGGGGTTGGACCGACAACAACCTGTAG
- the LOC116218663 gene encoding barrier-to-autointegration factor-like: MSNTSKKHQSFCSEPMKGKPVTALPGIGPARGSQLQSQGYHKATDVYGKYLTMHENRNEFQGWLKKESGANFKQQGDCYNGVRGWTDNNL; this comes from the coding sequence ATGTCTAACACTTCCAAGAAGCATCAGTCCTTCTGCTCCGAACCGATGAAGGGCAAGCCCGTAACCGCGCTTCCCGGGATTGGACCCGCGCGCGGCAGCCAGCTGCAGTCCCAAGGCTACCACAAGGCCACCGATGTCTATGGCAAGTACCTGACCATGCACGAGAACCGCAACGAGTTCCAGGGCTGGCTGAAGAAAGAAAGCGGAGCCAACTTCAAGCAGCAGGGAGACTGCTACAATGGAGTGCGGGGTTGGACCGACAACAACCTGTAG